In Spiroplasma sp. SV19, one DNA window encodes the following:
- a CDS encoding FtsX-like permease family protein has protein sequence MKKTLLMKQGILGIIKAKGQFISLLLLIFICSIITASLFTTVTSLQAANRQMGYGSFDYNYSFHYSAMDFENSNMQTITPSFAFDSEYVIVENNDNKLTYPKITIGDAKTDVFYALTKQDITFTLTSGEITDLGLALKIRLSAPNYQNTLIAKLRAMGHNTLADEYLTAFKTTQIYKNFLGIITDYINKDFLPKNPAATVAEIQTAIVLFTNGEADQNQKAINRWDWELKTTNNDFQHFDMPDIDVTLGKDNKTINVITANTLFDNGLRGSFGVAARYTVTDSAGNIEKQIQYIAQSPYQYINKLNQTGINEGRMVIGDLFNKVTFFGNYSERSAFINFVQNYYKMLGIVSNFAISMRQELTTWDIVNNLKYKVIGWHDLLKDNQLRIFDKVSEWEGPSLNETTFNNYYAVVSPNYLKVQHKNLRDDIKIGQQTFTVGATGGDTLNIYPTIYETDFIPNFKTDTVVYLSSYGMSLLSEDNNKGLISLKDNSRVFLKSLAGEPAANLALFKTYYANNPNQLDTYAKALQKGNPQKATDFSIGNFEVKKDTNQITWRYSLLAKTINVYIYIGLFFIIIFAITLFVVSYIIIKEMIKRESSQIGMLKAGGYHLREIALSYWSILMVSILIAVPTGWLVGITLQLFVAKLFNLFFIINWSFTWNWMILVFLIGFFVAFLSLITFATCYFSISKTEVLTLIYPTRELNVDNKLARSVRSLHFKSFVGRFRMVVLSTSLKQAFTYLGIFALVTFTLTVSLLAPVYAKNFNTNYYKSIKYGSEVKYSNVISNSPLSYYKTYAWNGINNVPSTGDPADKYLYPIGGMTPLANYYSIDGGRTIKSLKTVNQEPTVAGILKDMLSYNFVTLSGTNLSLGIFNYLNELVKNSPKGDSVRALISEILCTVLPKALGIGAIPYPPFPDQGDYVALWNTCFSKATNGIIPASVKEDWSKNPERANHFALGIGTMSYNNTTDDVFTTFETAYNDKKLPVYGINANTKMLKLSDDDRAILGNDDNQVVKAIANVTALSRLNLHVGQEITLTPQLSTLQYNVGPDQWTEFTNNNTALVRQNWKYNLSGNPGPWDPKNYQSLYSTDKSYFTYNTSPNTKYYASANPNSEYYNLNNVELWIPSNSEMEQIWTKKVITLSNGQQRKLLEVSPGANKIVRKETVNNQEYWVIRPYDFNFDGSYNGDFVNGIPTTWYQAAVDNNFIKVAPSLTVTPVKVKIVKSIATYNTPRLFVSMQNANKINLFPTTTLKGNLNIMQWYNGKYTTELQPSDQINRYALSSINGDLSLNNFTSSYTTSVLSADYVGIKAQVMNRVIIIALSVALIFIIIIMVSVITIYFAIDLFIKKFIKIIATMKVQGYSRWEINNLTLGIFIPFAIVGWLIGYFLTWGLAWSITQKVLMFFNLYVPIGTGLITLPIILGGIIILYVFSYFVSMKKINQLNIQQIVMMES, from the coding sequence ATGAAAAAAACATTGTTAATGAAGCAAGGAATTTTAGGAATAATCAAAGCAAAAGGGCAATTTATTTCATTGCTCCTTTTAATTTTTATTTGCTCAATTATTACTGCTTCTTTATTTACAACGGTAACTAGTTTACAAGCAGCAAACCGGCAAATGGGATATGGTAGTTTTGATTATAATTATTCTTTTCACTATTCAGCAATGGATTTTGAAAATTCAAATATGCAAACAATTACGCCCAGTTTTGCTTTTGATTCAGAATATGTTATTGTTGAAAACAATGATAATAAATTAACCTATCCAAAAATTACAATTGGGGATGCAAAGACCGATGTTTTTTATGCTTTAACCAAGCAAGATATTACGTTTACATTAACTTCTGGTGAAATAACTGATTTGGGGCTGGCATTAAAAATTCGATTATCAGCACCTAATTATCAAAATACTTTAATTGCTAAGTTGCGGGCTATGGGACATAATACTTTAGCTGATGAATATTTGACTGCTTTTAAAACAACACAAATTTATAAAAACTTTTTAGGAATTATTACAGATTATATTAATAAAGATTTTTTACCAAAAAATCCAGCTGCAACCGTAGCTGAAATTCAAACTGCAATTGTTTTGTTTACGAATGGTGAAGCAGATCAAAACCAAAAGGCAATTAATCGTTGAGACTGAGAATTAAAAACGACAAATAATGATTTTCAACATTTTGATATGCCCGATATTGATGTAACATTAGGAAAAGACAATAAAACAATAAATGTTATTACTGCTAATACTTTGTTTGATAATGGTTTGCGTGGTAGTTTTGGGGTTGCAGCACGTTATACAGTAACAGATAGTGCTGGTAATATCGAAAAACAAATTCAATATATAGCGCAATCACCATATCAATATATTAATAAATTAAATCAAACCGGAATTAATGAAGGACGAATGGTTATTGGTGATTTATTTAACAAGGTTACTTTTTTTGGGAATTATAGTGAACGAAGTGCGTTTATTAATTTTGTTCAAAATTATTATAAGATGTTAGGAATTGTTAGTAATTTTGCTATTTCAATGCGTCAGGAACTGACAACATGAGATATTGTTAATAATTTAAAATATAAAGTAATTGGTTGACATGATTTATTAAAAGATAATCAATTAAGAATCTTTGATAAGGTTTCAGAATGAGAAGGGCCATCTCTGAATGAAACAACTTTTAACAATTATTATGCTGTTGTTAGTCCAAATTATTTAAAAGTTCAGCACAAAAATTTACGTGATGATATTAAAATTGGCCAACAAACTTTTACCGTTGGAGCAACAGGGGGAGATACTTTAAACATTTATCCAACAATTTATGAAACGGACTTTATTCCTAATTTTAAAACAGATACGGTTGTTTATTTATCTTCATATGGAATGTCATTATTATCAGAAGATAATAATAAAGGATTAATTAGTTTAAAGGATAATTCACGGGTTTTCTTAAAAAGTTTAGCTGGAGAACCAGCTGCTAATTTAGCCCTTTTTAAAACATATTATGCTAATAATCCTAATCAATTAGATACTTATGCAAAAGCATTACAAAAGGGCAATCCTCAAAAAGCAACTGATTTTTCAATCGGTAATTTTGAAGTTAAAAAAGACACAAATCAAATCACATGACGTTATAGTTTGCTAGCAAAAACCATTAATGTCTATATTTATATTGGGTTGTTCTTTATTATTATCTTTGCAATAACATTATTTGTTGTATCATATATTATCATTAAAGAAATGATCAAACGAGAATCATCGCAAATTGGAATGTTAAAAGCAGGAGGATATCACCTTCGTGAAATTGCATTATCCTATTGAAGCATTTTAATGGTTAGTATTTTAATTGCTGTTCCGACCGGATGGTTGGTCGGTATTACACTGCAACTCTTTGTTGCAAAATTATTTAATCTATTCTTTATTATTAACTGAAGTTTTACTTGAAACTGAATGATTTTAGTCTTTCTAATTGGATTTTTTGTTGCTTTTCTCTCGTTGATTACTTTTGCAACTTGCTATTTTTCAATTAGTAAAACAGAAGTTTTAACTTTAATTTACCCAACTCGTGAACTAAATGTTGATAATAAATTAGCACGTTCTGTTCGTAGTTTACACTTTAAATCCTTTGTTGGTCGCTTCCGAATGGTGGTGTTATCAACTTCCTTAAAACAGGCCTTTACCTATTTAGGGATTTTTGCTTTAGTTACTTTTACTTTAACGGTATCATTATTAGCGCCAGTTTATGCAAAAAACTTTAATACAAACTATTATAAAAGTATTAAGTATGGCAGTGAAGTTAAATATAGTAATGTAATTAGTAATAGTCCCTTGTCATATTATAAAACATATGCATGAAACGGAATTAATAATGTTCCATCGACCGGGGACCCTGCCGATAAATACTTATATCCGATTGGGGGAATGACCCCACTAGCTAATTATTATAGTATTGATGGTGGAAGAACAATTAAATCATTAAAAACAGTTAACCAAGAACCGACTGTGGCCGGAATTTTAAAAGATATGTTGTCGTATAACTTTGTTACTTTATCGGGAACTAATTTGTCATTAGGAATTTTCAATTATTTAAATGAGTTAGTAAAAAATTCTCCCAAAGGTGATAGTGTTCGTGCATTAATTTCTGAAATTTTATGTACTGTCTTGCCAAAAGCCCTTGGCATTGGGGCGATTCCATATCCACCGTTTCCTGATCAAGGTGACTATGTTGCTTTGTGAAACACTTGCTTTAGTAAAGCAACAAACGGGATTATTCCTGCTTCGGTAAAAGAAGATTGAAGCAAAAATCCTGAGCGTGCAAATCACTTTGCGTTGGGGATTGGAACAATGAGTTATAACAACACGACTGATGATGTTTTCACTACTTTTGAAACAGCATATAATGATAAAAAATTACCAGTTTATGGCATTAATGCTAATACAAAAATGTTAAAATTATCAGATGATGATCGTGCTATTTTAGGAAATGATGATAACCAAGTTGTTAAAGCAATTGCCAATGTGACCGCCCTCTCACGGTTGAACTTGCACGTTGGGCAAGAAATTACTTTAACCCCGCAATTATCGACTTTACAATATAATGTTGGTCCAGACCAATGAACGGAGTTTACTAACAATAATACGGCATTGGTGCGTCAAAACTGAAAATATAACCTAAGTGGTAATCCAGGACCGTGAGATCCAAAGAATTATCAAAGTTTATATTCTACTGATAAAAGTTATTTTACTTATAATACAAGCCCTAATACAAAGTATTATGCCTCGGCAAATCCAAATAGTGAATATTATAATTTAAATAATGTCGAATTATGGATTCCATCTAATTCTGAAATGGAACAAATTTGAACGAAAAAAGTAATTACTTTAAGCAATGGTCAACAACGGAAATTATTAGAAGTATCACCAGGAGCTAATAAAATCGTGCGAAAAGAAACTGTTAATAATCAGGAGTATTGAGTTATTAGACCATATGATTTTAATTTTGATGGATCGTATAATGGTGACTTTGTAAATGGGATTCCAACAACATGGTATCAAGCGGCAGTTGACAATAATTTTATTAAAGTTGCCCCATCATTAACAGTAACGCCTGTTAAGGTTAAAATTGTAAAAAGTATTGCCACGTATAATACGCCACGATTATTTGTTAGTATGCAAAATGCCAATAAAATTAATTTATTTCCAACAACAACATTAAAGGGAAATCTTAATATTATGCAATGGTATAACGGAAAATATACAACAGAATTACAACCATCTGATCAAATTAATCGGTATGCTTTATCATCAATAAATGGTGATTTATCATTAAATAACTTTACAAGTTCTTATACCACATCTGTTTTGTCAGCAGATTATGTTGGAATTAAAGCACAAGTGATGAATCGTGTTATTATTATTGCCTTATCGGTGGCCTTAATTTTTATTATTATTATTATGGTCTCTGTTATTACAATCTACTTTGCAATTGATTTATTTATTAAGAAGTTTATTAAGATTATTGCCACAATGAAAGTGCAAGGTTATAGTAGGTGGGAAATTAATAATTTAACATTAGGAATCTTTATTCCATTTGCCATTGTTGGTTGGCTAATTGGTTACTTCCTAACATGAGGCTTAGCATGATCAATTACCCAGAAAGTTTTAATGTTCTTTAACTTGTATGTTCCAATTGGAACAGGATTAATTACCTTACCTATTATTTTAGGAGGAATTATTATTTTATATGTTTTTTCTTACTTTGTTTCAATGAAAAAAATTAATCAATTAAATATTCAACAAATTGTAATGATGGAAAGTTAG
- a CDS encoding MurR/RpiR family transcriptional regulator, with product MLWNELIIKLENLKNNDHKFSHISIFILKNLGSIGKYTIYQVAFATYSSPASVTRMCQEIGLKGYKELINILTSVYQKPVLKEDTLANNLLQKSKINLDETASLLQPKVITTFVQQINQNKKLFLYAYGESALWLESFYSRLLRIGINAFLGRDHENARVSSQIIDCDTVILVLSLSGETKTVLELVKQARKKKAVIFSITKYLQNHLKKISDYNIALSYNPNENQLITKSARYSMLYILDLIYEEIIESDKTRYLDILENTVLKK from the coding sequence ATGCTTTGGAATGAATTAATTATTAAATTAGAAAACTTAAAAAATAATGATCATAAATTTAGTCATATCAGCATTTTTATTTTAAAAAATTTAGGAAGTATCGGTAAATATACAATTTATCAGGTTGCTTTTGCCACATATTCTTCCCCAGCTTCTGTCACTAGAATGTGTCAAGAAATTGGGTTAAAAGGTTATAAGGAATTAATTAATATCTTAACTTCTGTTTATCAAAAACCAGTCTTAAAAGAAGATACTTTAGCTAATAATTTATTACAAAAGAGTAAAATTAATTTAGATGAAACTGCAAGTTTATTACAACCAAAAGTAATTACCACTTTTGTGCAGCAAATTAATCAAAATAAAAAGTTGTTTTTATATGCATATGGCGAATCTGCATTGTGGTTGGAAAGTTTTTATTCACGTCTTTTACGAATTGGGATTAATGCTTTTTTAGGTCGTGATCATGAAAATGCGCGTGTTTCTTCGCAAATTATTGATTGTGACACAGTTATTTTGGTTTTATCATTATCTGGTGAAACAAAAACTGTTTTAGAATTAGTGAAACAAGCACGGAAAAAAAAGGCGGTTATTTTTAGTATTACCAAATATTTACAAAACCATTTAAAAAAAATTAGCGACTATAATATTGCTTTAAGTTATAATCCAAATGAAAATCAGTTGATTACTAAATCAGCACGTTATTCTATGTTATATATTTTAGATTTAATTTATGAAGAAATTATTGAATCAGATAAAACACGCTATCTTGATATTTTAGAAAACACCGTTCTTAAAAAGTAA
- a CDS encoding PRD domain-containing protein encodes MVDNNIVKTKIKALSKSYHFNFSNVKYQVFENHILSFLERYHRQEELQFELTTDLYSQININYINQAEDYLKALLKELGEINQTPINSKEVFLVATHFANC; translated from the coding sequence TTGGTTGATAATAATATTGTTAAAACAAAGATTAAAGCATTAAGTAAGAGTTATCATTTTAATTTTTCAAATGTTAAATATCAAGTTTTTGAGAATCATATTTTATCTTTTTTAGAGCGATACCATCGACAAGAAGAGTTACAGTTTGAATTAACTACTGATTTATATTCACAAATTAATATTAATTACATTAACCAAGCAGAAGATTATTTAAAGGCATTGTTAAAAGAGTTGGGAGAAATTAATCAAACACCAATTAATTCAAAAGAGGTTTTTTTAGTTGCAACTCATTTTGCAAATTGTTAA
- a CDS encoding SFCGS family glycine-rich protein, with amino-acid sequence MTKPLVVIGHRMGQGNKVKTGVENAGGTAIVIEGMLADMKLGEVMNEHNADLGISFCGSGGAGAITAANDFGYEAVDHLRSVDEGVSAIKNGKQVLGFGFMDTEELGEQLTKTWLEVHSDE; translated from the coding sequence ATGACAAAACCACTAGTTGTTATCGGTCATCGAATGGGGCAAGGTAATAAAGTTAAAACAGGCGTTGAAAATGCTGGGGGAACAGCAATTGTGATTGAAGGTATGCTTGCTGATATGAAATTAGGAGAAGTAATGAACGAACATAATGCTGATTTAGGTATTAGTTTTTGTGGTTCTGGTGGAGCTGGTGCTATTACAGCTGCTAATGATTTTGGCTATGAGGCAGTTGATCATTTACGAAGTGTTGATGAAGGAGTTAGTGCCATCAAAAATGGCAAACAAGTATTAGGATTTGGTTTTATGGACACTGAAGAATTAGGGGAACAATTAACAAAAACATGATTGGAGGTTCATAGTGATGAATAA
- a CDS encoding DUF4312 family protein, whose amino-acid sequence MNKIMKINVEKQHLNVEHNEQSILKIEEAEIIVMGKGNNMREAYNAAFDEMKKAAYKKFNNFIIHLEPLNVISIADDTYLNSKRLLGVFLPYKKIKYQLKLKIIVRAKYIEIV is encoded by the coding sequence ATGAATAAAATAATGAAAATAAATGTTGAAAAACAACATCTTAATGTTGAACATAATGAACAATCAATTTTAAAAATTGAAGAAGCTGAAATTATTGTGATGGGAAAAGGAAATAATATGCGTGAAGCATATAACGCTGCTTTTGATGAAATGAAAAAAGCGGCGTATAAAAAATTTAATAATTTTATTATTCATTTAGAACCATTGAATGTTATTAGTATCGCTGATGATACTTATCTTAATTCAAAACGCTTACTAGGGGTCTTTTTACCGTATAAAAAAATTAAATATCAACTTAAGTTAAAAATTATTGTTCGTGCAAAATACATTGAAATTGTTTAA
- a CDS encoding DUF4311 domain-containing protein has protein sequence MSIIVAVIISIIIGALVGLAIGIGTARMFHAPEKQALGAFRTLGEINACNGDPVSHFAFGLGFFFNSTASAIGTGALTQDVIHRIIPNWGIGLAKICTRKKDVFQVMRSPLMVGLGSMVVGIIVMPLMITIYNYIPKQLSSIASGILTPAANYLFNYIMPVLFLIAALDAGKKIGLPAILFGVLSQFISGNAIPGIVLGILVGSSWDQKGLLSLQFWLLLILALVLFVLIAYFRKITWDDIIHLKNVKALAYRMSTDFQMVSHLNVDYNILLHPGIIQEVL, from the coding sequence ATGAGTATTATTGTTGCAGTTATTATTTCAATAATAATTGGTGCCTTAGTAGGATTAGCAATTGGAATTGGAACAGCACGAATGTTTCATGCTCCCGAAAAACAAGCGTTAGGAGCATTCCGTACCCTTGGTGAAATTAATGCTTGTAATGGTGATCCTGTTTCGCATTTTGCTTTTGGGTTAGGATTTTTCTTTAATTCAACAGCATCAGCGATTGGAACGGGTGCTTTAACTCAAGATGTTATTCACCGTATTATTCCCAACTGGGGAATTGGTCTTGCTAAAATATGCACGCGGAAAAAAGATGTTTTTCAAGTAATGCGTTCACCATTAATGGTTGGATTAGGTTCAATGGTTGTTGGCATTATTGTAATGCCATTAATGATTACAATTTATAATTATATTCCAAAACAGTTATCTTCAATTGCCAGTGGAATTTTAACTCCTGCCGCAAATTATTTATTTAATTATATTATGCCAGTATTATTCTTAATTGCTGCTTTAGATGCGGGTAAAAAAATTGGATTACCAGCAATTCTCTTTGGTGTTTTATCACAATTTATTTCTGGAAATGCCATCCCAGGGATTGTCTTAGGAATTTTGGTTGGTTCATCATGAGATCAAAAAGGGTTGTTATCACTACAGTTTTGATTGTTATTAATTTTAGCACTTGTTTTATTTGTTTTAATTGCTTATTTTCGAAAAATTACATGAGATGATATTATTCATTTAAAAAATGTTAAAGCATTGGCTTACAGGATGAGTACTGATTTTCAGATGGTTAGTCACTTAAATGTTGACTATAATATTTTACTCCATCCGGGAATTATCCAAGAGGTGTTATAA
- a CDS encoding DUF4310 family protein: MINNPQLKNTKLTKAFKRNEKIATQLASYQTNILQLQTKLQQDLVVNERFKIRKQIKMIQTKERKLKTNILYWAEVLKTEYSFYTISINNAEKNKEKVANHLNKITVKYEKLEPLYLIAQADIKSYRQQRTTLKKNYQYVRQYNKTLKQNQKNEALINRYQIKIDQNQILLDEIKLEHDTFLTEHVKPLSTEFDNLIVKATTENDDATLAAIELEQTKSTTYNQKIINKFLVKIQHLKDKSNLYQGKIDFLKTKIISDQQILTKINDVNQETVQKIANYQKSKKTLVDYMKLNWEYKKVKVLYQKAVKNYQQKIFEQELIKEKINLFIGHLNLTFEQIQDRESKLLRVFNRVERILLKDWFFIVICAMLSAGVVLATYLFIVKGIGALNEIFVVAMLKNGLDTGDYTAAMGFAVGFLIARVLEGPLVGILDVGGSILTGVGIGVPAVFLSSQKLAFVMYNPLLAALLGAGLGLVIGLVIFVIRVLKPKEAAGLGTDIMIGAGNATGKFLGPLVIFSAATFNPIAGIGAGIGAGIFMWIKKPLVGGAILGAMILGMIPAFI, from the coding sequence ATGATAAATAATCCACAATTAAAAAATACTAAATTAACAAAAGCTTTTAAAAGAAACGAAAAGATTGCAACTCAATTAGCAAGTTATCAAACTAATATTTTGCAATTACAAACAAAGTTACAACAAGATTTAGTAGTTAATGAACGATTCAAAATTCGAAAACAAATTAAAATGATACAAACAAAAGAACGAAAATTAAAAACAAACATTTTATATTGAGCGGAAGTTTTAAAAACAGAATATAGTTTTTATACTATTTCAATTAATAATGCTGAAAAAAATAAGGAAAAAGTTGCGAATCATTTGAATAAGATAACGGTGAAATATGAAAAGTTAGAGCCGTTATATCTTATTGCCCAAGCAGATATTAAAAGTTATCGTCAACAACGAACAACATTAAAGAAAAATTATCAATATGTTCGCCAGTACAATAAAACATTAAAACAAAATCAAAAAAATGAAGCTCTCATTAATCGTTATCAAATCAAAATTGATCAGAACCAAATTTTGTTAGATGAAATTAAATTAGAGCATGATACTTTTCTTACTGAACATGTAAAACCACTTAGCACTGAATTTGATAATTTAATTGTAAAAGCAACCACTGAAAATGATGATGCTACATTAGCTGCTATTGAATTAGAGCAAACAAAAAGTACCACTTATAATCAAAAAATTATTAATAAATTTTTAGTCAAAATACAGCACTTGAAAGATAAAAGTAATTTATATCAGGGTAAAATAGATTTTTTAAAAACCAAAATAATTAGTGATCAACAAATTTTAACTAAAATCAACGATGTTAACCAAGAAACAGTTCAGAAAATTGCAAATTATCAAAAAAGCAAAAAAACATTGGTTGATTACATGAAGTTAAATTGAGAGTACAAAAAAGTAAAAGTTTTATATCAAAAAGCCGTTAAAAATTATCAGCAAAAAATATTTGAACAAGAATTAATTAAGGAAAAAATAAATCTTTTTATAGGTCATCTTAATTTAACATTTGAACAAATTCAAGACCGTGAGTCAAAATTATTACGTGTCTTTAACCGTGTTGAACGGATTTTATTAAAGGATTGGTTTTTTATTGTTATTTGTGCAATGTTAAGCGCCGGCGTTGTTTTAGCAACATATTTATTTATTGTGAAAGGAATTGGAGCGCTAAATGAGATTTTTGTTGTTGCCATGTTGAAAAACGGGCTTGATACTGGTGATTATACTGCAGCGATGGGCTTTGCTGTTGGATTTCTAATTGCTCGTGTTTTAGAAGGACCGTTGGTTGGAATTTTAGATGTTGGTGGTTCAATTTTAACTGGTGTTGGGATTGGTGTTCCGGCGGTCTTTCTGTCTTCACAAAAGTTAGCCTTTGTGATGTATAATCCGCTGTTAGCAGCCTTACTTGGGGCTGGCTTAGGGTTAGTAATTGGTTTGGTGATTTTTGTCATTCGTGTTTTAAAACCAAAAGAAGCTGCCGGATTAGGAACTGATATTATGATTGGGGCCGGGAATGCCACTGGAAAATTTTTAGGACCATTAGTAATCTTTTCTGCCGCAACTTTTAATCCAATCGCGGGAATTGGTGCGGGAATTGGTGCAGGAATTTTTATGTGAATTAAGAAACCATTAGTTGGTGGTGCCATTCTAGGAGCGATGATCTTAGGGATGATTCCAGCGTTTATTTAA
- a CDS encoding amidohydrolase family protein, protein MYTDDPDAIGVKQGVTTIIDAGSCGANDIDDFYRLAQTYQTNVYSLINVAKIGIPFQGELLDRTNLDLPLVTKKLQQYSDFILGIKIRMSSSVVGDNGLWALQKTVAWQETTKIPMMVHIGNAPPDITSILATCGQQVIISHAYHGKANRIFNRSDDVIKVLLLAQKRGVKLDVGHGSESFSFKTFTAAIKAGFYPDFISSDLYQRNRLQGPVFSLAAVLSKMLSFGLPLASIIEKVTITPTNFFNLKKIGKLEQDYIADLTFFQVKPVEITVFDNNNEKNPRTLSKIIEPQMCFTKNKLIDLRRRKDENTK, encoded by the coding sequence TTGTATACTGATGACCCCGATGCGATTGGGGTGAAACAAGGCGTCACCACAATAATTGATGCTGGTAGTTGTGGGGCCAACGACATTGATGATTTTTATCGTTTGGCACAAACTTATCAAACTAATGTTTATAGTTTAATTAATGTAGCAAAAATTGGGATTCCTTTTCAAGGGGAATTACTTGATCGAACAAATTTGGATTTACCATTAGTAACAAAAAAGTTACAGCAATATTCTGATTTTATTTTAGGAATTAAAATTCGAATGTCTTCTAGTGTGGTTGGGGATAATGGTTTATGAGCGCTACAAAAAACAGTTGCTTGGCAAGAAACTACGAAAATTCCAATGATGGTTCATATTGGAAATGCCCCCCCTGATATTACTTCAATTCTTGCTACTTGTGGCCAACAAGTTATTATTTCGCATGCTTATCATGGCAAAGCAAATCGGATTTTTAACCGAAGCGATGATGTCATAAAAGTGTTACTTTTAGCGCAAAAGCGCGGTGTAAAATTAGATGTTGGTCATGGCAGTGAAAGTTTTAGTTTTAAAACTTTTACTGCCGCAATTAAAGCAGGCTTTTATCCTGACTTTATTAGTAGTGATCTTTATCAACGAAATCGCTTGCAAGGACCAGTTTTTTCATTAGCTGCTGTTTTAAGCAAAATGTTATCATTTGGTTTACCATTAGCAAGCATTATTGAGAAGGTTACAATTACTCCAACTAATTTCTTTAATTTAAAAAAAATCGGAAAATTAGAGCAAGATTATATTGCTGACTTAACCTTTTTTCAAGTTAAGCCGGTTGAAATTACTGTTTTTGATAATAACAATGAAAAAAATCCTCGAACTTTATCCAAAATAATTGAACCACAAATGTGTTTTACAAAAAACAAATTAATTGATTTAAGGAGACGAAAAGATGAAAACACAAAGTAA